In Candidatus Aminicenantes bacterium, a single genomic region encodes these proteins:
- a CDS encoding 4Fe-4S binding protein: MDKKRPIIDYALCMACGVCVAACPFSSLDLTAGGRDRYGKVFPELARPETCTGCTLCAKACPIDCVAMAERS; this comes from the coding sequence ATGGATAAAAAGCGCCCCATCATTGATTACGCTCTGTGCATGGCCTGCGGCGTCTGTGTCGCGGCCTGCCCGTTCAGCTCGCTCGACCTGACGGCCGGCGGCCGCGACCGCTACGGCAAGGTCTTTCCCGAGCTGGCCCGGCCGGAGACGTGTACGGGCTGTACCCTCTGCGCCAAGGCCTGTCCGATCGATTGCGTGGCTATGGCCGAAAGGAGCTGA
- a CDS encoding aldehyde ferredoxin oxidoreductase family protein produces the protein MKGCMGKVLFVDLSAGTFEERKIGEDIYERYLGGVGLAARLLYDEIPAGADPLGPQNILGFMSGLLTGTGSVMTGRWMAVCKSPLTGGWGDANCGGTLAPAIKQTGFDGILFKGVSPRPVVFVLDVKGPRLQDAGPLWGLDAVETEERLMKEYRGTKRPAVAAIGPAAEKLALISGISNDGGRYAARSGVGAVMGSKRLKAVVLSGARAIPCADPAGVKAISKKYAAKVRRLNLPRIFTGRLLPTFGRALGLKLVVPVDGLILAAILKKWGTDYNNTAGAVNGDSPIRNWGGSVADFGRRRYRKLNPDRMLRREIRKYHCYSCVVGCGGISRLDGPNGPGHSHKPEYETVAAFAGLLGNADLDSIYVCNDICNRCGLDTISAGMTIAFAIECFENGILTKEDTGGLELGWGRTREIVRLLEMMAVREGFGDVLADGVKRAAARIGRGAERFAIHVGGQEPAMHDSRMDPMMGVAYGADPTPGRHTIASGSYYYPSHLWEFVPWAPRVTKPYPKSREYLPSDEEAAKSAAYVCFKQLADAAGGCLFAMVNGLQHWRLFDYLNLATGWNRTPVDYMEAGRRIQTLRQLFNIKHGLEPRSFIIPSRLKGDPPLEKGPLAGRTVPLEAMIRNYWKALGWDGETGAPTPESRAALGL, from the coding sequence GTGAAAGGATGCATGGGCAAGGTCCTCTTCGTCGATCTCTCGGCGGGGACATTCGAAGAGCGCAAGATCGGCGAGGACATTTACGAGCGCTATCTCGGCGGGGTCGGCTTAGCGGCCCGCCTTCTCTATGACGAGATCCCGGCCGGGGCGGACCCGCTGGGCCCGCAAAACATCCTCGGCTTCATGAGCGGCCTGCTGACCGGGACCGGTTCGGTGATGACCGGTCGTTGGATGGCCGTCTGCAAGTCGCCCCTGACGGGCGGCTGGGGGGACGCCAACTGCGGCGGCACCCTGGCGCCGGCCATCAAGCAGACGGGATTCGACGGCATCCTCTTCAAGGGTGTCTCGCCGCGCCCGGTCGTCTTCGTGCTCGACGTCAAAGGCCCCCGCCTCCAAGACGCCGGCCCTCTCTGGGGCTTGGACGCCGTTGAAACCGAAGAGCGATTGATGAAGGAATACCGCGGCACGAAGCGGCCCGCCGTTGCCGCGATCGGCCCGGCCGCCGAGAAGCTGGCCCTCATCTCTGGAATTTCCAACGACGGCGGCCGCTATGCCGCCCGGTCTGGAGTCGGAGCGGTGATGGGGTCCAAGCGTCTGAAGGCGGTCGTTTTGTCCGGCGCCCGGGCCATCCCCTGCGCCGATCCGGCCGGCGTCAAGGCGATCTCGAAGAAGTACGCGGCCAAGGTCCGCCGCCTGAATCTGCCCCGGATCTTCACAGGGCGCCTCTTGCCGACGTTCGGCCGGGCGCTCGGGCTCAAGCTCGTCGTGCCGGTAGACGGTCTGATCCTGGCCGCCATCCTGAAGAAATGGGGCACCGACTACAACAACACCGCCGGCGCCGTCAACGGCGATTCCCCGATCCGGAACTGGGGCGGCAGCGTTGCCGATTTCGGCCGCCGCCGCTACCGCAAGCTTAATCCCGATCGAATGCTCCGGCGCGAGATCCGTAAATACCACTGCTATTCGTGCGTTGTCGGCTGCGGCGGCATCAGCCGCCTGGACGGTCCGAACGGGCCCGGCCATTCCCACAAGCCCGAGTACGAGACCGTGGCGGCCTTTGCCGGCCTCCTCGGCAACGCCGATCTGGATTCGATCTATGTCTGCAACGACATCTGCAACCGTTGCGGGCTGGACACGATCTCGGCCGGGATGACCATCGCCTTCGCCATCGAGTGCTTCGAGAACGGCATCCTGACCAAGGAGGATACCGGCGGGCTCGAGCTGGGCTGGGGCCGTACCCGGGAGATCGTCCGCCTCCTGGAGATGATGGCGGTTCGCGAGGGCTTCGGGGACGTCCTGGCCGACGGCGTCAAGCGGGCGGCCGCGCGGATCGGGCGCGGAGCCGAGCGGTTCGCCATCCATGTCGGGGGGCAGGAGCCGGCCATGCACGATTCGCGCATGGATCCGATGATGGGGGTGGCTTACGGAGCCGACCCGACGCCGGGCCGTCACACCATCGCGTCCGGCTCCTACTACTATCCTTCGCACCTCTGGGAGTTCGTCCCCTGGGCTCCCCGCGTGACTAAGCCATACCCCAAATCCCGCGAATACTTGCCGAGCGATGAGGAGGCGGCCAAGTCCGCTGCCTACGTCTGTTTCAAACAATTGGCCGACGCCGCCGGCGGGTGCCTATTTGCCATGGTCAACGGCCTTCAGCACTGGCGCCTCTTCGACTACCTGAACCTGGCCACGGGCTGGAACCGCACGCCCGTGGACTATATGGAGGCCGGGCGGCGGATCCAAACCCTCCGCCAGCTTTTCAACATCAAGCATGGCCTGGAACCGCGGAGCTTCATCATCCCTTCCCGCCTGAAGGGCGACCCGCCGCTCGAAAAAGGGCCGCTGGCCGGCCGGACCGTACCGCTCGAGGCTATGATCCGCAACTACTGGAAGGCCCTCGGCTGGGACGGGGAAACCGGCGCGCCCACGCCCGAATCCCGGGCGGCGCTGGGCCTATAA
- a CDS encoding MoaD/ThiS family protein: protein MRIRVYAPRFADHTKIDDAGFVTMPDGATLNDLLKTLRMPLRFATVLFCLVNYEKASLSRVLEDGDTVGFLALVSGG from the coding sequence ATGCGTATCCGCGTTTACGCACCCCGGTTCGCCGATCACACCAAGATCGACGACGCCGGCTTCGTGACGATGCCCGACGGCGCCACCCTGAACGATCTTCTCAAAACCCTTCGGATGCCGCTCCGATTCGCGACCGTTCTCTTCTGCCTGGTCAACTATGAAAAGGCGTCTTTATCCCGGGTGCTTGAGGACGGCGATACCGTGGGCTTTCTGGCCCTGGTTTCGGGCGGATGA
- a CDS encoding 6-bladed beta-propeller produces the protein MRKLARFAWLALMVGIGAWAADQEKVFPLPEISSAYAVKAWSGRLYISDARTKDVLVYSLADAKLLGRIGKAGQGPGEFDSAPLIVPSADGLAAKSFSKLLFFSPEGVFRREAKGFGIDLMVSGFPVFPVETGYIGLPFVRGEDGQMNECIGRVYDQDWKPIRDFGVRFPSPTPPPPPPPGAKRGGSKQDVLLIKNCFDVVLAGGRLYQADSRLGLHLTVFDASGHQTGEIRVPVRPLDVPRAEKQRLLAHWREAMIKVLNEYNPIVPDAYPAFLAFRVDGSEIHAVTPASKNGRYEILTFDAAGKILRRGFFFPLEPSWGYLPEMNGHFDILDCRLYAVDYNEAAERYELRVTPLR, from the coding sequence ATGCGCAAGCTGGCGAGGTTCGCATGGCTGGCCCTGATGGTCGGTATCGGGGCTTGGGCGGCGGACCAGGAGAAAGTCTTTCCCCTGCCCGAGATCTCTTCGGCCTATGCCGTCAAGGCCTGGAGCGGGCGACTGTACATCTCGGACGCCCGGACCAAGGATGTCCTGGTCTATTCCCTCGCCGACGCCAAGCTCCTGGGCCGGATCGGCAAAGCCGGCCAAGGTCCCGGCGAATTCGATTCGGCCCCCCTGATCGTCCCTTCTGCGGACGGGCTGGCGGCCAAGTCGTTCTCCAAGCTGCTTTTCTTTTCGCCCGAGGGGGTTTTTCGGCGCGAAGCCAAGGGCTTCGGCATCGATTTAATGGTCTCCGGATTCCCCGTCTTCCCGGTCGAGACGGGCTATATCGGGCTCCCATTCGTCAGGGGCGAAGACGGGCAGATGAACGAATGCATCGGCCGCGTCTATGATCAGGACTGGAAACCGATCCGGGATTTCGGGGTCCGATTCCCGAGCCCGACGCCGCCGCCCCCTCCCCCGCCGGGCGCCAAGCGAGGCGGCTCCAAACAGGATGTCCTGTTGATTAAAAACTGCTTCGACGTCGTACTCGCGGGAGGACGCCTCTATCAGGCCGACTCCCGGCTGGGACTGCATCTGACCGTCTTCGACGCGAGCGGACATCAGACCGGCGAGATCCGGGTCCCGGTCCGGCCTCTCGATGTTCCGCGGGCGGAGAAGCAGCGGCTCCTGGCCCATTGGCGGGAAGCGATGATAAAAGTGCTGAACGAATATAACCCCATCGTCCCCGATGCCTATCCCGCCTTCCTCGCTTTTCGCGTGGACGGGAGCGAGATCCATGCCGTCACCCCCGCCAGTAAGAATGGCCGATACGAAATCCTCACTTTCGACGCAGCGGGGAAGATCCTGCGGCGCGGCTTCTTCTTCCCGCTGGAGCCGTCCTGGGGCTACCTCCCCGAAATGAACGGTCATTTCGACATCCTGGACTGCCGGCTTTACGCGGTCGACTACAACGAAGCGGCCGAGCGATACGAGCTCCGGGTGACGCCGCTTCGCTGA